From the Candidatus Pelagibacter sp. IMCC9063 genome, the window ATACCAGGGTGTGAAGAAAAATTTTTCTCAATGAAAGGTTTTAATTTTTTTGTATGCTCAGACATCTTAAAAGATTGAACTTTAGGTATGGTTATAACTTTGGGTAATTTTTTTCTATTTTCTTCGTCAAATGACCACTTACCCCCTACTGGTTTATTTTTATCTTGGATGAGCACATTCATTTTTGTTCTTTGCAATTTATAAAAAGTTGCCATGAACGGCTTCTTATTGCTTTGTAAATAATCTGTGAAATCTTTTCTAGTTGTAACAAACATAGGTGATTTAATGGTTTGGTACGAAACTTTATTTTTTAAAAAAAAAGAATGTAATCTCTGTTCTAAAAACTTATCTTCTACTTCAAAGCTAACCATTTCTTTAATAGAATTTTTTTTAATAAATTCTAATAGTTTGGTTTCATAGCTTTTTTTAAATAAAGGGTGATTACAATCGTAATAAGTAACTTGGTACTTAGCGGCAGATAATTCCTCTGCATAAGAACGCATGGCAGATAAAAAAAGTAAAATTTTTTGTTTATGATGCTTTTCATAAGTGCAAAGGCCGTAATCCTCTGCCATAAAAAAATGGTGCTTTTTATAATCTTTAATATGTTCTTTGGGAAAAAGCTGGTTTCCTAATGACAAAAATCCTTTAGACGAGCTCATTATGTTAAAAATTCAAAAGAAATTAAAGATCGTTTTTATCTAGTTCAACCTTGATCATTTTACTTCTTCTAAGTCGTAAAATTAGAATAGCTATAGCCATAATCAAGATGGCACCGGATTCATAGATTAAAGAAACAGCCTCTAAGTCTTTTTTTTGCAAGATAATTAAACGAGCAATGGCTGTGATGGCAATAAAAAGAGGATATGTTAAACGAATTTTTTGAGCACCCCAGTAACTTGTCACCATTCCCAGAACTTCTAAATAGATAAATAAAAGCAATATATCAGCAAGATTAATCTCTTTAGTTACAACCATTTCTTTGATCTCAACCCCAAAAGCAACAACTGTTGCAATCATGATCAATACAGCACCTGTTAACTGAATATTTCTTAAAACTTTACCCATAAACATATCCTATACTGATTTGCCAAAATAAAAAAACTAAGTTTTATGATTTAAAACTTTTGAGAAGAATGGCTAAAAAAATCATACTTCCTCCTATTAAAACTCCCAATGGTGGAACTTCGTTAATAAATAAATAGGCCCAAACAGGACCGGCAATGGCTTCGGTGAATGCAAAAATACCCACTTTTGCTGCAGGAGTTTTTCTAGACCCAAGAGTTAAACAAATAAATCCTGGCGCATACTGCAAAGCTCCAAAAAAAAAGACTAATAGAAGATCGTGGGGAGTAATCGCAATGGTGTCGCTTAATAAAAATCCGGCTGTTAAAGCAAATACACCTGACAAGCCAACAGCAGGAACCATATCAATATGATTAAATTTTCTAATAAGAATAACTACCGCAGTAAAAGCAATTGGTATGATAAAGGCATACGTATTTCCAAGAGCTGTTCCCCCTGAAATATTAGTACCAATCATGACATACAAACCCGCTGCTGCCAAAATAATAGCAACTAAAGTAGAAAAATTAATTTTTTCTTTTAAAAAAAAATAGCCCATGATGGCAAGAAAAAAACTTTGAATACTGATAATAAAGACAACATTAGCAACAGTGGTATGCTTTAGAGCAAACATAAAAGCAGCACTTCCAGAAGCATAAAGAGCTGCGCAAACAATTCCAATTATTCCTAAGTTTCTAAATTTATTAACAAATTCAGATTTTTCTGTTGCAAAAATAAAAAGTAATACGGCTGGTGTAAAAAAAACAGATCTCCAAAAATAGATAGCCCACGGATCCGCCATTTCAAAAGATCGAAAAATAGTTCCTCCAGAGCTTAAAAACAATCCTCCCATTGCAATTAACAAAGGTCCTGGGATTTTATAAATAGACATTCTTTGGTTTTTGGTTAAAAATTACAATAATGAACATAGGATTTATAGGTACCGGTAAAATAACTACATCCGTTATACAGGGATTGTTTAGATCAAACATTAAACTTAAGCAAATTCTAATTTCTGAGCGTAATAAGAAGAATTCTTTGGCTTTATCTAAAAAATTTAAAAAGTAAAAGTCGTAAAAGACAATCAGGAAATTATTAAAAGATCATCTTGGGTCTTTATTGCAGTAGTTCCAGGTGTTGCTAAAAAAATATTAAAAGAACTCACCTTTAAAAAAAATCAGACAGTTGTTAGCTTTGTTTCTACTCTGAATATGACTTATTTAAAAAAAACACTTCGACCTGCAACAAGTATTATCAAAGCAGCTCCTTTGCCCACGATTGCAAGCAAGCTCGGTCCAATCGTATTATTTCCTAAGAATAAAAAAGTAACTAATTTTTTTAATCATCTAGGTATAGCGATTGTTGCTAATAACGAAAAAGAGAATAATCATTTATGGACCATGACCTCCACGATGGCGACTTATTTTGAATACTGCAATACTCTAGAAAATTGGTTAGTAAAAAGAAAGGTATCTTCTGCTAAAGCAAAAGATCTTGTTGCAAGCTTAATGTTTGGTCTTTCTCACTCTATGCTTTTATCTAAAAATAAAACTAAAGAGCTAGTTACCGACTATCAAACCAAAAAAGGAATTAACGAAGAACTTCTTAAACGATTAAAACAAGAAAAAATTTTTAGTTCAATTGATCTTAATTTGACTAAAATATTTGATCGTATTAAAAAAGCTAATGACTAATTTTAAAGATATTGAGGGTAATTGTCTAACACCAGACCAGGAAACGAGAGAGTTTGTACTTAACCATACTATGCTGCGAGTAAAGGATCCAAAAAAATCTTTAGATTTTTATACTAGAGTGATGGGAATGAGATTGGTACGTAAAAATGATTTTCCCGGAGGTAAATTTTCTTTATATTTTTTAGGAACCTTCAATAAAGAGGAGATAAAAACTATTCCGCAAAATAATGATGACATGAGAGGCTGGGCGCTATCGCAAAAATCTATTTTGGAATTAACTCATAATTGGGGGACTGAGAATGATTCTAACTTTACATACCATGATGGAAATCAGGAACCACGTGGCTTTGGGCATATTGCTTTTAAAGTTCCGGATGTGGCAAAAGCTTGTGAACGATTTGAACAACTGGGCGTTACCTTTCAAAAAAAACCAAGCGACGGCTCTATGAAAAGTATTGCTTTTATAAAAGATCCTGACGGCTACTGGATTGAAATTCTTTAAAGATATGAAATTGACTGTTAATTTAAATTTTGGTTAATTAGTTTAATAATGAAAAAAATAATATTTGTACTGATTTTAAATATCATCTTTGCATCATCGTCTTTTGCTGATGCTGCTAAAATGAATGCGGGTAAAGAAATTTTTACAGGTAAAGGAATGTGCGCAAGCTGCCATGTTTTAAAAGCAGCCGATTCTCTAGGACAGGTCGGACCAAACCTAGATGAGCTAAAACCAGATATAAAAAAAGTCCTCCTCTCTGTTACTAATGGAAAGGGAATAATGCCAGCATTTGGAAAATTAGGAATGTTGAATAAAACTGAAATTGATATTGTGTCATTTTACGTTGCAAGCAGTGCAGGTAAACAATAGTTTTTTTTTTACAAAGCTAACTCTTTTCTTTTTTAAAGAAGACAAGTTAAATAAAAACTTGACGAAAGTACTCTTTTTAAAATAGATTATGTACATTCTATGACTCACGCAGAAAAAGCAGAAGGGCTAGCAAATTCTATCGACAAAGAGACGGATGGTTATGTTTTTAACCACCTGATGCTTAGAATTAAAGATCCTAAAAGATCTTTAGATTTTTATTCAAAAATTATGGGCATGAGACTTGTAAAAAAACTTGATTTTCCTTCTATGAAATTTTCTCTTTATTTTTTAGGAAAATATAATGACAAAGAAATTAAAGAAATTCCAACAGATAGCTTCGAAAGAACCGTGTGGACCTTTAGAGAAAAAGGTTTACTTGAACTAACTCACAATTGGGGGGCCGAAAATGATGATTCTGTTAAATTTCATGATGGGAATACAGACCCAAAAGGCTTTGGTCACATAGCTTTTTCAGTTCCTGATGTACATGCTGCATGTAATCGTTTTGAAAAACATGGAGTTGAATTTGTAAAAAAAGCAGATGATGGATCTATGAAGCCACTTGCTTTTATTAAAGATCCGGATGGTTACTGGATCGAAATTATGGGTGCAGAGGATACCGCTAAAATTGCCAAAGAATTAGGTACTATTTAAGAATCATTCTTAAGTTCTACTAATGGGCGAATTATAAATCTTTTTTTTATATTAATTTTTTTAAATGAATTTTTAATTTTTTTAATTTTTTTTAATTTATTTTTTTTTCTTTTATTTTTTTTAATTTCAAGTTATGTTTTGTTTGATCAAATAACATAATAAAGGGGGAGAGTTATGAGAATCTTGGATAAAAAATCTGTATCTAGACGTTCTTTTTTAAAAGGAGGAGCAGCCACAGCACTTGGGCTTAGCATTGTTGGAAATTTAGTGTTAGGAAAAAGTTCTGCATGGGCGGCAACATTTAACAACATAGGCGGAGATAATGGAGCAACTCTTGTTCAAATGGCAAGGGATATATTTCCACATGATCACCTGGCAGATAAATATTATGCAAAGGTCATTGAAGGCTACAATACTGCAGCCAAAAAAGATGCAGGATTAAAAAAAATGATTCAATCTGAATTGAAAAAAATTAATGCTGCTTCTAAATCAAAATATGGAAGAGATTATAAAAATATTAACCGAGAACTTGAGCGAGTAAATATTTTAAAAGCTAATACTTCTTCACCTTTGTTTTCAAAATTGCGAGGTGACCTAGTAACGGGTTTGTATAATAATCAAGAAGTCTGGCCTAAGTTTGGTTATGAAGGAGCTTCTGCTGATAAGGGTGGTTACCTCAATAGAGGTTACAATGATATCAACTGGTTAGAGAAAGCATAGGAGAAATCAATGGCAAAATTTAATAAAAATGACGATAGTTTAGTAGTAATCATTGGATCGGGTGCTGGTGGTGGAACACTAGGATACGAACTAGCAAAAAAAGGAGTTAAGTCTGTAATCTTAGAAGCTGGTGCAAGACACGAGATTAAAGACTTTAGTAATGATGAGTGGGGAATGTTTGGTCAAATTTCTTGGCTAGATAAACGAAGCACATCTGGTGACTGGAGAGTAGCAACTGACTTTGGTGGTCTACCATCGTGGATTGTTAAAGCTGTTGGTGGCTCTACCGTTCACTGGGCTGGGGCATCATTACGTTTCCAAGATCATGAATGGAAAGCAAAATCTAATTATGGAAACGTTAAAGGCGCATCCTTATTAGACTGGCCAATTAATGGAAAAGAAATGGCTCCTTACTATGCAAAAGCAGAAAATGAAATGGGAACCACAGGTACCAACGGTATTGAAAGATTACCTGGTAACAATAATTATAAAGTCTTTGAAGCAGGAGCTAAAAAAATTGGATATAAACAAGTACATACTGGTAATATGTCCATTAACACCAAGCCAAGAGATGGAAGAATAGCGTGCCAACAAATTGGTTTTTGTTTCCAGGGATGTAAATCTGGGGCGAAATGGTCTACTCTTTATTCATCAATTCCAAAAGGAGAAAAGACTGGTAACTTAGAAGTAAGACCGAATAGTCATGTGTTACGAATTGAACATGACAAATCGGGTAAAGTTACTGGAGTTGTTTACAAAGATAAGGATGGAAATACCCAAGTGCAAAAAGCAAGAGTAGTTGCTGTTGCTGGTAACTCCATTGAGTCTCCTAGGATTCTTTTAAACTCTGAATCAAGTATGTTTAAAAACGGTCTAGGAAACTCTTCTGGTGAAGTGGGAAAAAACTATATGCGTCACATGACGGGTAGTGTTTATTCTATCTTTGAAAAACCAGTCTATATGTATCGTGGAACTACCATGGCAGGAATTGTTCAAGATGAATCTATTCATAACCCTAAGCGAGGTTTCGTGGGTGGCTATGAGTTAGAAACACTATCTCTTGGACTTCCGTTTATGGCAGCGTTCTTGGATCCGGGACAATGGGGAAGAGAATTTTCAGGCGCAATGGAAAAATATGATCACATGGCAGGATTATGGATTGTAGGT encodes:
- a CDS encoding phosphate-starvation-inducible PsiE family protein, translated to MGKVLRNIQLTGAVLIMIATVVAFGVEIKEMVVTKEINLADILLLFIYLEVLGMVTSYWGAQKIRLTYPLFIAITAIARLIILQKKDLEAVSLIYESGAILIMAIAILILRLRRSKMIKVELDKNDL
- a CDS encoding DMT family transporter; amino-acid sequence: MSIYKIPGPLLIAMGGLFLSSGGTIFRSFEMADPWAIYFWRSVFFTPAVLLFIFATEKSEFVNKFRNLGIIGIVCAALYASGSAAFMFALKHTTVANVVFIISIQSFFLAIMGYFFLKEKINFSTLVAIILAAAGLYVMIGTNISGGTALGNTYAFIIPIAFTAVVILIRKFNHIDMVPAVGLSGVFALTAGFLLSDTIAITPHDLLLVFFFGALQYAPGFICLTLGSRKTPAAKVGIFAFTEAIAGPVWAYLFINEVPPLGVLIGGSMIFLAILLKSFKS
- a CDS encoding NAD(P)-binding domain-containing protein, producing MNIGFIGTGKITTSVIQGLFRSNIKLKQILISERNKKNSLALSKKFKK
- a CDS encoding pyrroline-5-carboxylate reductase dimerization domain-containing protein produces the protein MTYLKKTLRPATSIIKAAPLPTIASKLGPIVLFPKNKKVTNFFNHLGIAIVANNEKENNHLWTMTSTMATYFEYCNTLENWLVKRKVSSAKAKDLVASLMFGLSHSMLLSKNKTKELVTDYQTKKGINEELLKRLKQEKIFSSIDLNLTKIFDRIKKAND
- the gloA gene encoding lactoylglutathione lyase, with translation MTNFKDIEGNCLTPDQETREFVLNHTMLRVKDPKKSLDFYTRVMGMRLVRKNDFPGGKFSLYFLGTFNKEEIKTIPQNNDDMRGWALSQKSILELTHNWGTENDSNFTYHDGNQEPRGFGHIAFKVPDVAKACERFEQLGVTFQKKPSDGSMKSIAFIKDPDGYWIEIL
- a CDS encoding c-type cytochrome; the encoded protein is MKKIIFVLILNIIFASSSFADAAKMNAGKEIFTGKGMCASCHVLKAADSLGQVGPNLDELKPDIKKVLLSVTNGKGIMPAFGKLGMLNKTEIDIVSFYVASSAGKQ
- the gloA gene encoding lactoylglutathione lyase gives rise to the protein MTHAEKAEGLANSIDKETDGYVFNHLMLRIKDPKRSLDFYSKIMGMRLVKKLDFPSMKFSLYFLGKYNDKEIKEIPTDSFERTVWTFREKGLLELTHNWGAENDDSVKFHDGNTDPKGFGHIAFSVPDVHAACNRFEKHGVEFVKKADDGSMKPLAFIKDPDGYWIEIMGAEDTAKIAKELGTI
- a CDS encoding twin-arginine translocation signal domain-containing protein, whose amino-acid sequence is MRILDKKSVSRRSFLKGGAATALGLSIVGNLVLGKSSAWAATFNNIGGDNGATLVQMARDIFPHDHLADKYYAKVIEGYNTAAKKDAGLKKMIQSELKKINAASKSKYGRDYKNINRELERVNILKANTSSPLFSKLRGDLVTGLYNNQEVWPKFGYEGASADKGGYLNRGYNDINWLEKA
- a CDS encoding GMC family oxidoreductase — encoded protein: MAKFNKNDDSLVVIIGSGAGGGTLGYELAKKGVKSVILEAGARHEIKDFSNDEWGMFGQISWLDKRSTSGDWRVATDFGGLPSWIVKAVGGSTVHWAGASLRFQDHEWKAKSNYGNVKGASLLDWPINGKEMAPYYAKAENEMGTTGTNGIERLPGNNNYKVFEAGAKKIGYKQVHTGNMSINTKPRDGRIACQQIGFCFQGCKSGAKWSTLYSSIPKGEKTGNLEVRPNSHVLRIEHDKSGKVTGVVYKDKDGNTQVQKARVVAVAGNSIESPRILLNSESSMFKNGLGNSSGEVGKNYMRHMTGSVYSIFEKPVYMYRGTTMAGIVQDESIHNPKRGFVGGYELETLSLGLPFMAAFLDPGQWGREFSGAMEKYDHMAGLWIVGEDMPQSSNRVTLSDQKDQYGMRAPNVHYSDHPNDIAMRNHAFKQARKMYNAVGATRVIETPPYPSTHNLGTNRMSAKAKDGVVNKHGQSWDVKNLFVSDGSQFTTGAAENPTLTIVALAIRQADYIAKQMSSKAI